One Setaria viridis chromosome 7, Setaria_viridis_v4.0, whole genome shotgun sequence genomic region harbors:
- the LOC117864048 gene encoding uncharacterized protein, giving the protein MASADQLRREEEFYSSLFDSAKGDGVRSRSQLIERKIEALEDMATKVSNRRSRRWLNDRLLIELVPRLHVEEIKGLFAPPPWGEELPLSAFCRTSVGEWDAFRSIDMDTEARLMQHMKRSSEKQRTHVDEDELVALNAWRRIDRQTRQSIKRNFLPDLLEIYEERVRTFIEDASDKDVLVLNVQDPFQRLLLHGVCEFYNVTSTTTSCVRDGKLWRTTSIKKRQGTGVPSRITLASFLRKKKNGSQ; this is encoded by the exons ATGGCGAGCGCGGATCAgctgcggagggaggaggagttctactcttccCTCTTCGATTCCGCTAAAG GCGACGGCGTCAGGTCGCGCTCGCAGTTGATTGAGAGGAAGATCGAAGCCCTCGAGGACATGGCCACCAAG GTCAGTAACAGGAGATCACGTAGATGGTTGAATGATCGCCTGCTGATTGAACTTGTCCCACGTCTTCATGTTGAAGAAATCAAAGGCCTCTTTGCTCCTCCACCATGGG GTGAGGAACTGCCCTTGTCAGCATTCTGCAggacaagtgttggtgaatggGATGCCTTCAGGAGCATTGACATGGATACTGAG GCAAGATTGATGCAACACATGAAAAGATCATCGGAGAAACAGAGGACTCATGTGGATGAAGATGAATTGGTTGCACTGAATGCTTGGCGTCGTATAGATCGCCAAACAAGACAATCTATAAAGAGAAATTTTCTTCCTGATCTGCTTGAAATATATGAA GAACGAGTTCGGACCTTCATTGAAGATGCTAGTGATAAAGATGTGCTTGTGCTCAATGTCCAGGACCCATTTCAGAGGCTGCTTCTGCACGGTGTTTGTGAG TTCTATAACGTGACATCAACAACCACGAGCTGTGTAAGAGATGGGAAGCTGTGGAGGACAACAAGCATCAAGAAGAGGCAGGGCACGGGTGTTCCCTCCAGAATCACATTAGCGAGCTtcctgaggaagaagaagaatgggtCCCAGTAA
- the LOC117863349 gene encoding IQ domain-containing protein IQM3-like yields MSYRWQALNFARLNHSTISFDEPRPKTATSHWNRVSLKASKVGQCLSRDSKALKLAFEHWIEAIDSRHQSGHNLHFYYGFWCESQAGHPFFYWLDVGDGKDVDLPECPRTLLKMQCIKYLGPKERELYEYVINEGKVIHKQSREPLHTSHGPEGAKWIFVMSTARRLYAGKKEKGVFQHSSFLAGGATIAAGKFTVENGVIKSIVAYSGHYKPSMEKLANFMKFLEESGVDLQEVKARPFSKDDCCDDPVPNGTQNIDGYTNPPQVILSPNTMKGGEGKGGPTEQAKLTYQRTLSGGLLSPRAIDVPQKAILERMKSKSESKSYQLGHKLSMKWST; encoded by the exons ATGTCCTATAG GTGGCAAGCATTGAACTTTGCACGGCTCAACCATAGCACCATCTCCTTCGACGAACCCAGGCCTAAGACTGCAACATCACACTGGAATCGTGTTAGCCTCAAAGCTTCTAAG GTTGGTCAATGTCTCTCCAGAGATAGCAAGGCTCTCAAGTTGGCTTTCGAGCACTGGATCGAGGCT ATCGACTCACGACATCAATCTGGGCACAACCTGCACTTCTACTACGGCTTTTGGTGCGAAAGCCAAGCTGGCCATCCCTTCTTCTATTG GCTTGATGTCGGGGATGGAAAAGATGTGGATCTTCCCGAGTGTCCAAGAACTCTGCTTAAGATGCAATGCATAAAGTATCTCGGTCCT AAAGAGCGTGAGCTCTATGAATACGTCATTAACGAGGGAAAGGTTATCCATAAACAATCTAGAGAACCACTTCATACAAGCCATGGTCCTGAAGGAGCTAAATGGATTTTTGTTATGAGCACAGCAAGAAGACTTTATGCTGGCAAG AAGGAGAAAGGTGTATTTCAGCACTCTAGTTTTTTAGCTGGAGGTGCTACCATAGCTGCTGGGAAATTTACAGTGGAAAATGGAGTTATCAAG TCCATCGTGGCCTATAGTGGTCATTACAAGCCAAGCATGGAGAAGCTTGCCAATTTCATGAAATTCCTTGAAGAGAGTGGAGTTGATCTCCAAGAAGTCAAG GCGCGTCCATTCAGCAAAGATGATTGCTGCGATGATCCAGTGCCTAATGGTACACAAAATATTGATGGTTATACCAATCCTCCACAAGTGATTCTCTCTCCAAACACAATGAAAGGTGGTGAAGGCAAGGGTGGTCCTACAGAACAAGCCAAGCTAACATACCAAAGAACCTTATCAGGTGGTCTGCTCAGCCCAAGAGCCATTGATGTCCCGCAGAAGGCAATCCTTGAGAGGATGAAATCCAAGAGCGAGTCTAAATCTTACCAGCTTGGCCATAAGTTATCCATGAAATGGAGCACCTAG
- the LOC117863348 gene encoding uncharacterized protein, whose protein sequence is MSRRVTPARDRCLELERFIAGRARSGSLGVDDALKLFDELLPIARPASVCAINNLLNAVSRARGPSTSALAVSRFNRMARASSNKVPPDLRTYSILIGCFCRIGRLELGFATFGLILKTGWRVEAIVINQLLNGLCEAKRVGEAMDVLLQRMPEFGCTPDLFSYNTILKGFCNEKRAQEALELLRMMTDDRDGSCPPNVVAYNTVINGFFREGQVDTAYSLFHEMPDRGILPDVVTYTAVVDGLCKAGAVSRAEGVLQEMIHKGVKPNINTYTCLINGYCTSGQRKEVVRILKEMSTQGQRPNVVTYNLLLDYLCKNRNSTEARKIFDSIIEKGIQPDVTTYSILLNGYASKGDLADMHDLLDLMVANGISPNHRVSNIVFCAYSKGGMIDEAMHIFDQMRQHGLSPNVVNYGALIDALCKLGRVDEAMLKFNQMINEGVTPNIIVFTSLVYGLCTVDKWRKVEELFSEMLNQGIHPNAWFFNTIMCNLCREGRVMETQSLIDLMVRLGVRPDVISYNTLIDGYCLVGRMEEAMKLLDVMVSAGLKPDVVAYNTLLHGYCKAGRIDDAVRLFKEMLSNAVTPDIITYNTILHGLFESGRFSEAKELYLNMIKSGAQLNIYTYNIILNGLCKNNSVDDAFKMFQSLCSTNFQLDTITFNIMIDALLKSGRKEDAMDSFAAISAHGLVPDAVTYCLVTEHLIKEGLLDEFDNLFLAMEKSGCTPNSGMLNAIVRRLLHRGEIMRAGACLSKINEKNFLLEASTTSLLLSVFSREEYRHHVKSLPEKYHFLEEITR, encoded by the coding sequence ATGTCCCGCCGCGTGACGCCTGCCCGCGACCGGTGCTTGGAGCTGGAGCGCttcatcgccggccgcgcccgctcggGAAGCCTTGGCGTCGATGATGCCCTCAAGCTGTTCGACGAATTGCTCCCGATCGCCAGGCCCGCCTCGGTTTGCGCCATCAACAACCTCCTTAACGCCGTCTCTCGCGCCCGTGGCCCTTCAACCTCCGCGCTCGCCGTGTCCCGCTTCAACCGGATGGCCCGTGCCTCCTCCAACAAGGTGCCCCCGGACCTTCGCACCTACAGCATCCTCATCGGTTGCTTCTGCCGCATCGGCCGCCTGGAGCTTGGTTTCGCCACCTTTGGCCTCATCCTTAAGACAGGCTGGAGGGTGGAAGCCATAGTCATCAATCAGCTTCTAAATGGTCTCTGTGAAGCAAAGAGGGTGGGGGAGGCCATGGACGTATTGCTCCAACGAATGCCCGAGTTTGGCTGCACGCCCGATTTATTCTCATACAACACGATTCTTAAGGGCTTCTGCAATGAAAAGAGAGCTCAGGAGGCGCTGGAGCTGCTCCGCATGATGACTGATGATCGAGATGGTAGCTGCCCACCAAACGTGGTGGCGTACAACACTGTCATCAATGGCTTCTTTAGAGAGGGTCAGGTGGACACAGCTTACAGCCTATTTCATGAAATGCCCGATCGGGGGATTTTGCCTGATGTTGTGACCTACACCGCAGTCGTTGATGGTCTATGCAAAGCTGGAGCAGTTAGCAGGGCCGAGGGTGTCCTTCAGGAGATGATTCATAAAGGTGTTAAGCCAAACATTAACACATATACTTGTCTGATCAATGGATATTGCACTTCAGGACAACGGAAAGAGGTGGTTCGAATACTTAAAGAAATGTCCACACAGGGTCAGCGACCAAATGTTGTTACTTATAATTTGCTGCTGGACTATCTTTGCAAGAATAGAAACAGCACAGAAGCTAGAAAGATTTTTGATTCTATAATTGAAAAGGGCATACAACCTGATGTAACTACCTATAGCATTCTGCTTAATGGGTATGCTTCGAAAGGAGATCTTGCTGATATGCATGATCTCTTAGATCTGATGGTGGCAAATGGTATTTCACCTAACCATCGCGTCTCCAACATAGTGTTCTGTGCATATTCTAAAGGTGGTATGATAGATGAGGCAATGCATATATTTGACCAGATGAGGCAGCACGGGTTGAGTCCTAATGTAGTCAATTATGGAGCACTAATAGATGCACTTTGCAAGTTGGGAAGAGTGGATGAGGCCATGCTTAAATTCAATCAGATGATCAATGAAGGGGTGACTCCTAATATCATTGTTTTTACCTCCCTAGTTTATGGACTGTGCACCGTTGACAAATGGCGAAAGGTTGAGGAATTATTTTCTGAAATGCTGAATCAAGGTATCCATCCCAATGCCTGGTTCTTCAACACAATAATGTGTAACCTATGCAGAGAAGGACGGGTCATGGAAACTCAGAGTCTCATTGATTTGATGGTACGCCTGGGTGTGAGACCTGATGTTATCTCATATAATACATTAATAGATGGCTACTGCTTAGTTGGTAGGATGGAGGAAGCTATGAAGCTACTTGATGTTATGGTCTCGGCTGGTTTGAAACCTGATGTTGTTGCCTATAATACTTTGCTTCACGGCTACTGTAAAGCTGGCAGGATAGACGATGCAGTTAGACTTTTCAAAGAAATGTTGAGCAATGCGGTTACACCAGATATCATCACTTATAACACGATACTGCATGGTTTGTTTGAGTCTGGGAGGTTTTCTGAAGCAAAAGAACTCTATCTCAATATGATCAAAAGTGGAGCGCAGTTGAACATTTACACGTACAACATAATTCTGAATGGTCTTTGCAAAAATAATTCTGTTGATGACGCATTCAAAATGTTTCAGAGTCTATGTTCTACGAATTTTCAACTTGACACTATTACTTTCAACATTATGATTGATGCTTTGCTCAAAAGTGGCAGAAAGGAAGATGCCATGGATTCGTTTGCTGCCATCTCTGCCCATGGTTTAGTTCCAGATGCTGTGACCTATTGCTTAGTGACAGAACATCTCATTAAAGAAGGGTTGCTAGATGAGTTTGACAATCTGTTTTTGGCGATGGAAAAAAGTGGATGCACTCCAAACTCAGGTATGCTAAATGCTATAGTAAGGAGGCTGTTGCATAGAGGTGAGATAATGAGGGCTGGGGCTTGCCTCTCCAAAATTAATGAGAAGAACTTCTTACTTGAGGCATCCACAACTTCCTTGCTATTATCAGTTTTCTCAAGGGAAGAATATCGGCACCACGTGAAGTCCCTGCCTGAAAAGTATCATTTTCTTGAGGAAATCACCAGATGA